The following are encoded together in the Pseudomonas xantholysinigenes genome:
- a CDS encoding PA3496 family putative envelope integrity protein, which produces MSTDKEDLAIDEEFSNTDEDEEPQAEPAKTNLSKRRTIDNMLEERRLQKQLADFDYDL; this is translated from the coding sequence ATGAGCACCGATAAAGAAGATCTGGCTATCGACGAAGAGTTCTCGAACACAGACGAGGACGAAGAGCCTCAGGCCGAACCGGCCAAGACCAACCTGAGCAAACGCCGCACCATCGACAACATGCTCGAAGAACGGCGGCTGCAGAAACAACTGGCTGACTTCGACTACGACCTGTAG
- the nth gene encoding endonuclease III, with protein sequence MNAAKRLEIFRRLHEDNPEPKTELAYTTPFELLIAVILSAQATDVGVNKATARLYPVANTPQAIHALGVEGLSEYIKTIGLYNSKAKNVIETCRLLVEQHDGEVPQTREALEALPGVGRKTANVVLNTAFRQLAMAVDTHIFRVSNRTGIAPGKTVLEVEKQLLKFVPKDYLLDAHHWLILHGRYVCQARKPRCGSCRIEDLCDYKHKTSDD encoded by the coding sequence ATGAATGCCGCCAAACGCCTGGAGATCTTTCGCAGGCTGCATGAAGACAATCCCGAGCCGAAGACAGAACTGGCCTATACCACGCCCTTCGAACTGCTGATTGCCGTGATTCTCTCGGCCCAGGCCACCGATGTCGGGGTCAACAAGGCCACCGCCCGCCTGTACCCGGTCGCCAACACACCACAGGCGATCCACGCCCTGGGGGTGGAAGGGCTGAGTGAATACATCAAGACCATTGGCTTGTATAACAGCAAGGCCAAGAACGTCATCGAAACCTGCCGTCTGCTCGTCGAACAACATGACGGCGAGGTGCCGCAGACCCGTGAAGCGCTCGAAGCCCTACCCGGAGTCGGCCGCAAGACCGCGAATGTGGTACTGAACACAGCATTCCGCCAGTTGGCCATGGCGGTCGACACGCATATCTTCCGCGTGAGCAACCGCACCGGCATCGCCCCTGGCAAGACCGTGCTCGAGGTGGAAAAGCAGCTGTTGAAGTTCGTTCCCAAGGATTACCTGCTCGATGCCCATCACTGGCTGATCCTGCACGGCCGCTATGTTTGCCAGGCGCGCAAGCCTCGCTGCGGCAGTTGCCGAATCGAGGACCTGTGCGACTACAAGCACAAGACGTCGGACGATTGA
- a CDS encoding Rnf-Nqr domain containing protein translates to MSALRLLLAGLAPVLGASTSLTNGIAIGLCALLLAGLHQVLMTPLRRHLDANTIPWANIVLIAALTTCLLLALRAWALPLAEQLGHYPALLALTCLAIDPLLPQRKRWRALGLGLAGLLVGSVSLGLCRQLLSNPLGMHLAEFAPGALIILGLLLGLYNHLRPRPPSSRRQGTR, encoded by the coding sequence ATGAGCGCTCTGCGGTTATTACTGGCAGGCCTTGCACCTGTCCTGGGTGCCAGCACCAGCCTGACAAACGGCATCGCCATTGGCCTCTGCGCACTGTTGCTCGCCGGCCTGCATCAAGTGCTCATGACGCCTCTACGCCGCCACCTCGATGCCAACACGATACCTTGGGCAAACATCGTGCTGATTGCCGCCCTCACCACCTGCCTGCTGCTGGCCTTGCGCGCCTGGGCCTTGCCGCTGGCCGAGCAACTGGGACACTACCCTGCACTGCTCGCCCTGACCTGCCTCGCCATCGACCCCCTGCTGCCGCAGCGCAAACGCTGGCGGGCGCTCGGCCTCGGTCTCGCCGGCCTGCTGGTGGGCAGCGTCAGCCTGGGCCTCTGTCGCCAACTGCTGAGCAATCCCCTCGGCATGCATCTCGCCGAGTTCGCCCCAGGCGCCCTGATTATCCTCGGCCTGTTGCTGGGCCTGTACAATCACCTGCGCCCACGGCCCCCTTCCTCACGCCGTCAAGGAACCCGTTGA
- a CDS encoding RnfABCDGE type electron transport complex subunit G has translation MSTRWRNHLLLLLVTTLAVLATLAWQRWTAAPIAEARQQWQERQWLAVLPPGSYDNRPLAAALSLEHPTLAHSRLLAGYRASLAGNPVAILLHSRCQGYGGPIDLAIAIDRQGRLIGVQVLAQQESPGLGDQLVNPAVHWLEQFIGQTRTQDWALKRDHGAFDQLAGATVTSRAVIDALQDALRYFDEHRPALLGEVAP, from the coding sequence ATGAGTACGCGCTGGCGCAACCACCTGCTGCTGTTGCTGGTCACCACCCTGGCCGTGCTCGCCACCCTGGCCTGGCAGCGCTGGACTGCCGCCCCGATCGCCGAGGCTAGGCAACAATGGCAAGAGCGGCAATGGCTGGCCGTGCTGCCACCGGGCAGCTACGACAACCGCCCGCTGGCCGCTGCCCTGTCCTTGGAGCATCCGACACTGGCGCACAGCCGCCTGCTCGCCGGCTATCGCGCCAGCCTGGCGGGCAACCCGGTGGCCATCCTGTTGCACAGTCGCTGCCAAGGTTATGGCGGCCCGATCGACTTGGCGATCGCCATCGACCGACAAGGACGCCTGATCGGCGTACAGGTACTCGCGCAACAGGAAAGCCCGGGGCTGGGTGATCAACTGGTGAATCCGGCAGTGCATTGGCTGGAGCAGTTCATCGGCCAGACACGAACGCAAGACTGGGCACTCAAGCGCGACCATGGCGCCTTCGATCAGTTGGCGGGAGCCACGGTCACCTCTCGCGCGGTGATCGACGCACTTCAGGATGCGTTGCGCTATTTCGACGAACACCGCCCGGCACTGCTTGGCGAGGTGGCACCATGA
- a CDS encoding Rnf-Nqr domain containing protein, protein MSDYILVLVSAALVNHLALQTDPVDRARVHASGLCGALLILLALPIGLLLPAANSDLQLLLFLPLLAALAWALPKLLGRWLPTWPLQGLQPLLMGNAVVLGLLLQQASEPSDIGQTLLYGLVAGLGFWLALALFADLRARSRHPDLPRALHGLPIELIGAGVMAMAFSGLNGLFT, encoded by the coding sequence ATGAGCGACTACATCCTGGTCCTGGTCAGCGCCGCGCTGGTCAACCACCTGGCCCTGCAGACCGACCCCGTCGACCGCGCCCGTGTGCACGCATCAGGGTTGTGCGGCGCGCTGCTGATACTGCTGGCGCTGCCCATAGGCCTGCTGCTGCCGGCGGCCAATAGCGATCTGCAACTGCTGCTGTTCCTGCCACTGCTGGCCGCCCTGGCCTGGGCACTGCCCAAGCTGCTCGGCCGCTGGCTACCCACCTGGCCCCTGCAAGGCCTGCAACCGTTGCTGATGGGCAATGCCGTGGTGCTAGGCTTGCTGTTGCAGCAAGCCAGTGAGCCCAGTGACATTGGCCAGACGTTGCTCTACGGCCTGGTCGCGGGGCTCGGTTTCTGGCTTGCCCTGGCACTGTTCGCCGACCTGCGCGCACGCAGTCGTCATCCGGACCTGCCAAGAGCGTTACACGGGCTGCCGATCGAACTGATCGGTGCCGGAGTGATGGCCATGGCGTTTTCCGGGCTCAACGGATTATTCACATAA
- a CDS encoding argininosuccinate synthase, producing the protein MADVKKVVLAYSGGLDTSVILKWLQDTYNCEVVTFTADLGQGEEVEPARAKAQAMGVKEIYIDDLREEFVRDFVFPMFRANTVYEGEYLLGTSIARPLIAKRLIEIANETGADAISHGATGKGNDQVRFELGAYALKPGVKVIAPWREWDLLSREKLMDYAEKHGIPIERHGKKKSPYSMDANLLHISYEGGVLEDTWTEHEEDMWRWSVSPENAPDQATYIELTYRNGDIVAIDGVEKSPATVLADLNRIGGANGIGRLDIVENRYVGMKSRGCYETPGGTIMLKAHRAIESITLDREVAHLKDELMPKYASLIYTGYWWSPERLMLQQMIDASQVNVNGVVRLKLYKGNVTVVGRKSDDSLFDANIATFEEDGGAYNQADAAGFIKLNALRMRIAANKGRSLL; encoded by the coding sequence ATGGCGGACGTAAAAAAGGTCGTATTGGCGTATTCCGGCGGCCTTGATACTTCGGTGATTCTCAAGTGGCTGCAGGACACCTACAACTGTGAAGTGGTGACCTTCACCGCCGACCTCGGCCAGGGCGAAGAGGTCGAACCGGCCCGCGCCAAGGCCCAGGCGATGGGCGTGAAAGAAATCTACATCGACGACTTGCGCGAAGAATTCGTGCGTGACTTCGTCTTCCCGATGTTCCGCGCCAACACCGTCTATGAAGGCGAGTACCTGCTGGGTACCTCCATCGCCCGTCCGCTGATCGCCAAGCGCCTGATCGAGATCGCCAACGAAACCGGCGCCGATGCTATTTCCCATGGTGCTACCGGCAAGGGCAACGACCAGGTGCGTTTCGAGCTGGGTGCCTATGCGCTCAAGCCCGGCGTCAAGGTCATCGCCCCATGGCGTGAGTGGGACCTGTTGTCCCGCGAGAAGCTGATGGACTACGCCGAGAAGCACGGGATTCCGATCGAGCGCCACGGCAAGAAGAAGTCGCCGTACTCGATGGACGCCAACCTGCTGCATATCTCCTACGAAGGTGGTGTCCTGGAAGATACCTGGACCGAGCACGAGGAAGACATGTGGCGCTGGAGCGTCTCCCCGGAGAACGCGCCAGACCAGGCTACCTACATCGAGCTGACCTACCGCAACGGTGACATCGTCGCCATCGACGGCGTCGAGAAGAGCCCAGCCACCGTGCTGGCCGACCTCAATCGCATCGGCGGCGCCAACGGCATCGGCCGTCTGGACATCGTCGAGAACCGCTACGTCGGCATGAAGTCGCGCGGCTGCTACGAGACCCCGGGCGGCACCATCATGCTCAAGGCGCACCGTGCCATCGAGTCGATCACCCTGGATCGCGAAGTCGCTCACCTGAAGGATGAGCTGATGCCGAAGTACGCCAGCCTGATCTACACCGGTTACTGGTGGAGCCCGGAGCGTCTGATGCTGCAGCAGATGATCGACGCCTCTCAGGTCAATGTGAACGGCGTTGTGCGCCTGAAGCTGTACAAGGGCAATGTGACCGTTGTCGGTCGCAAGTCGGACGACTCGCTGTTCGATGCCAACATCGCGACTTTCGAGGAAGATGGCGGCGCCTACAACCAGGCTGACGCGGCGGGCTTTATCAAGCTCAATGCCCTGCGCATGCGCATCGCGGCCAACAAGGGGCGCTCGCTGCTCTAA
- a CDS encoding response regulator transcription factor, which produces MNKVLIVDDHPVIRLAVRMLMERHGYEVVAESDNGVDALQLSREYLPDIVVLDIGIPKLDGLEVIARLTLLSPASKVLVLTSQAPGHFSMRCMQAGAAGYVCKQQELTELLSAIKAVLSGYSYFPNQALHKGRSGVGGGTESEMVERLSGREMMVLQQLARGKSNKEIADSMFLSNKTVSTYKTRLLLKLNARSLVDLIELAQRNGLA; this is translated from the coding sequence ATGAATAAAGTGCTGATCGTGGATGATCACCCGGTCATTCGCCTGGCCGTACGCATGCTGATGGAGCGGCATGGCTACGAGGTGGTTGCGGAGAGTGACAACGGTGTGGATGCCCTGCAACTTTCGCGGGAGTATCTTCCAGACATCGTCGTTCTGGATATCGGAATTCCCAAGCTGGATGGGCTCGAAGTGATAGCCCGGTTGACCTTGCTAAGCCCCGCCAGCAAAGTGCTGGTGCTGACATCGCAGGCACCCGGACATTTTTCCATGCGTTGCATGCAGGCAGGCGCCGCAGGTTATGTGTGCAAGCAGCAGGAGTTGACAGAGTTGCTCAGCGCGATCAAGGCCGTGCTATCCGGTTACAGCTATTTCCCCAATCAGGCGCTGCACAAGGGGCGTTCAGGGGTCGGGGGCGGTACGGAGAGCGAGATGGTCGAGCGTCTCTCTGGGCGGGAGATGATGGTGTTGCAGCAGTTGGCGCGCGGTAAAAGCAACAAGGAAATCGCCGATAGCATGTTTCTGAGCAACAAGACGGTCAGTACCTACAAGACTCGCTTGCTGCTCAAGCTCAATGCCCGCTCTTTGGTCGATCTCATCGAGTTGGCCCAACGCAACGGGTTGGCCTGA
- a CDS encoding RnfABCDGE type electron transport complex subunit D translates to MPAPDPRLRATMHLVLLACAPGLLVLFWLHGWGVLINLLLCGASALASEALLLRWRQRPVAVALADGSAWVTAILLSAALPANAPWWLPVIAASAAIGLGKQAYGGVGRNPFNPAMVGYAVVLLSFPLQMSHWPGQTAGFSHSLSLSVASSDQIDAWASPTLLDVLRHNRSLTIDELFGNHPAFGHWGGWGSEWVNLAFLLGGLVLLQRKVFSWHAPVGLLGGLFLFSLLAWNGSGSDSNGSPLLHLLSGSTMLAAFFIATEPVSGCKRPLARLLFGFGAGLLIYLIRTWGSFADGTAFAILLMNLAAPALDRWAQRREQVQP, encoded by the coding sequence ATGCCGGCACCTGACCCCCGCCTGCGCGCCACCATGCACCTGGTGCTACTCGCCTGCGCTCCAGGTTTACTGGTGTTGTTCTGGCTGCATGGCTGGGGTGTGCTGATCAACCTGCTGTTGTGCGGCGCGAGCGCACTAGCAAGCGAAGCCCTGTTACTCAGGTGGCGCCAGCGACCCGTGGCCGTGGCACTGGCCGATGGCAGCGCCTGGGTCACAGCCATCCTGCTGAGCGCCGCACTGCCGGCCAACGCCCCCTGGTGGTTGCCCGTGATTGCCGCGAGTGCCGCCATCGGCCTGGGCAAGCAGGCCTATGGTGGCGTCGGACGCAACCCATTCAACCCGGCCATGGTTGGCTACGCCGTGGTTTTGCTCAGTTTTCCATTGCAGATGAGCCATTGGCCTGGCCAGACAGCGGGCTTTTCGCACAGCCTGTCCCTGAGCGTTGCCAGCAGCGATCAGATCGACGCCTGGGCCAGCCCGACGCTGCTGGATGTCCTGCGCCACAACCGCAGCCTGACCATCGACGAGTTGTTCGGCAATCATCCGGCCTTCGGCCATTGGGGCGGCTGGGGCAGTGAATGGGTCAATCTTGCCTTCCTGCTGGGCGGCCTGGTGCTGTTGCAACGCAAGGTCTTCAGCTGGCACGCGCCAGTAGGCCTGCTGGGCGGGTTGTTCCTGTTCAGCCTGTTGGCCTGGAACGGTTCCGGCTCCGACTCCAACGGTTCACCGCTGCTGCACCTGCTGTCTGGCTCGACCATGCTAGCTGCCTTCTTCATCGCGACCGAACCGGTATCCGGTTGCAAACGCCCGCTTGCTCGCTTGCTGTTCGGTTTCGGTGCCGGCTTGCTGATCTATCTCATCCGCACCTGGGGCAGCTTTGCCGATGGCACCGCATTCGCCATCCTGCTGATGAACCTCGCCGCTCCGGCTCTGGACAGATGGGCGCAAAGGCGTGAGCAGGTGCAACCATGA
- a CDS encoding RnfABCDGE type electron transport complex subunit B yields MSLIQRIDALLPQTQCGKCGHDGCRPYAEGLAMGEAINKCPPGGNETIAALATLLQVPVIALDPQRPPGPSQVAFIREAECIGCTKCIQACPVDAIVGAAKLMHTVIAHECTGCDLCVAPCPVDCIDLLPLPTNVIPIVGGLAHTAEQHLARTRRRDKARHRHLQREARLRREEAQRQSQRQARQQPLDNEAALKQAKIAAAMSRAQLSKARGALGSTPDAQQLAQLTALETAAEQARLHLEALQPHAGT; encoded by the coding sequence ATGAGTCTGATACAACGCATCGACGCCCTGCTGCCGCAGACCCAGTGCGGCAAATGTGGCCATGACGGCTGCCGGCCTTACGCCGAAGGCTTGGCCATGGGCGAGGCGATCAACAAATGCCCGCCTGGCGGCAACGAGACCATCGCCGCCCTGGCAACACTGCTGCAGGTGCCAGTGATCGCGCTCGACCCGCAGCGTCCCCCAGGCCCTTCGCAGGTGGCGTTCATCCGGGAGGCTGAATGCATTGGCTGCACCAAGTGCATCCAGGCCTGCCCGGTGGATGCCATCGTCGGTGCAGCCAAACTGATGCATACCGTGATAGCTCACGAGTGCACCGGATGCGATCTATGCGTGGCACCCTGCCCAGTCGACTGCATCGATCTGCTGCCGCTGCCCACCAATGTGATCCCCATCGTTGGTGGCCTGGCCCATACCGCCGAGCAGCACCTGGCCCGTACCCGGCGCCGCGACAAGGCCCGTCATCGCCATCTACAGCGCGAAGCGCGCCTGCGTCGTGAGGAGGCCCAGCGCCAAAGCCAACGCCAGGCGCGGCAACAGCCGCTCGACAACGAGGCCGCACTCAAGCAAGCCAAGATCGCCGCCGCCATGAGCCGTGCCCAATTGAGCAAGGCCCGCGGCGCCCTGGGCAGCACGCCCGATGCGCAGCAACTCGCGCAGCTCACGGCACTGGAGACAGCCGCCGAGCAAGCCCGTCTACACCTGGAGGCGCTGCAGCCCCATGCCGGCACCTGA